One Malania oleifera isolate guangnan ecotype guangnan chromosome 9, ASM2987363v1, whole genome shotgun sequence DNA segment encodes these proteins:
- the LOC131163588 gene encoding COBRA-like protein 6, whose product MQSNSKTYDVKVSIFNYQLFRHIERPGWRLGWTWPGHEVIWNMWGAEATEQGNCSLHKGQALPHSCERNPIIVDLLPGTPYNLQVSNCCKGGVLSSMNQDPSKYTAAFQMSVGASPNNNGDDYNENNDNSGIVKPVNFSLGLPGYTCGDPFVVPPSKFSVDGGRRWTQALMTWNVTCSYSQFRASPAPTCCVSLSAFYNDTIVPCPQCSCGCQGQPAGAKCVKPGEPPPMLQLPHNEEEVPPPLVSCSSHMCPIRVHWHVKLSYTEYWRVKITVTNLNFVKNYSDWTLVVLHPNLQNVTQVFSFNYKPLNQYGYINDTGMFWGVRYYNNMLLQSGKSGNVQTEMLLHKDPEIFTFREGWAFPRKISFNGDECVMPSPDQYPRLPNSSQFSAQARPWIAFLTLLLLAAIL is encoded by the exons ATGCAATCCAACTCTAAAACATATGAT GTTAAGGTATCCATTTTTAACTATCAGCTGTTTAGGCATATTGAGAGGCCTGGCTGGAGGCTCGGTTGGACATGGCCAGGGCATGAGGTGATATGGAACATGTGGGGAGCTGAGGCCACAGAGCAGGGCAACTGTTCTTTGCACAAGGGACAAGCACTTCCTCACTCTTGTGAGAGGAACCCTATCATTGTTGATCTCCTCCCTGGAACCCCTTACAATTTGCAAGTCTCCAATTGTTGCAAGGGAGGAGTGCTATCCTCCATGAACCAAGACCCTTCTAAGTATACTGCTGCTTTTCAAATGAGTGTTGGAGCTTCCCCCAATAACAATGGTGATGATTATAATGAGAATAATGATAATTCAGGAATCGTAAAGCCAGTGAATTTCAGTCTTGGCCTTCCTGGTTATACATGTGGAGACCCATTTGTCGTTCCGCCCAGCAAGTTTTCTGTGGATGGAGGCCGTCGATGGACACAAGCTCTGA TGACGTGGAATGTGACTTGCTCATATTCCCAATTCCGGGCATCTCCTGCCCCAACTTGTTGTGTTTCGCTGTCTGCGTTCTACAACGATACCATTGTTCCATGCCCCCAATGCAGCTGTGGTTGCCAGGGACAGCCTGCGGGAGCAAAATGTGTAAA GCCTGGCGAACCCCCACCAATGTTGCAGCTACCACATAATGAAGAAGAAGTTCCACCGCCATTAGTAAGTTGTTCCTCACACATGTGCCCCATTCGAGTGCATTGGCATGTGAAGCTAAGCTACACGGAGTATTGGCGGGTTAAGATCACAGTCACAAATCTAAATTTTGTCAAAAACTATAGTGACTGGACCTTGGTGGTGCTGCACCCCAACTTGCAGAATGTGACACAAGTTTTCAGCTTCAACTACAAGCCACTTAATCAGTATGGTTATATCA ATGACACTGGGATGTTTTGGGGAGTTCGATACTACAACAACATGCTGCTGCAATCAGGCAAAAGTGGGAATGTGCAAACTGAGATGCTACTGCACAAAGATCCTGAAATTTTCACTTTCAGGGAAGGATGGGCTTTCCCAAGAAAGATTTCTTTTAATGGCGATGAATGTGTCATGCCCTCTCCTGATCAGTACCCAAGGCTCCCCAACAGCAGCCAGTTCAGTGCTCAAGCAAGGCCATGGATTGCTTTTCTCACACTTTTATTACTAGCAGCCATACTTTAG